The DNA window GTTTGAATAGCTTTGTGTAATGGATGTTTGGTGAAGGAAAAGGTGGACAATGACATGTTTTAATGGATTTGAAAGTCGTTTTGAGTACATTGGGTTGGGAATGGGCCTTTTTGAAGAATGGAGGAATCCTTTATAACTAGAGAGTAGAGACTAGTAGGGATTACCAAATTGCAAACTTTCTTTGAAGCGGAGGAGACAATAGATACTTTCTTTGGGCCAGAATTGTTGAGCTATGATGGGTCATGAAAAGCGTATAATCGGCCTTGTTAAAAGACTTTAGTTTTAAGGTCTTTATCTAGGTGAAACGGAATTACAAGTGAAAtggtaaaatatttatttattttaggtatCTTTCATGTCTAGTTTATAATTCATGTTTAGAGTTATtctataatatcattttcaaatttcaaatttatattctttttttgAGAATACAAAGTGTCTTATCATTACACCTAACACTTATTAGTGGTAAAAGATTTATCTTCATTAAAAATGTTATATGTCTTCTAAATGTCTCAAAAGATACTGGACTATGACATACCCACGATATGGATAAAAAAACACtcttaaaagtttatataaaaaataaataatgctttaattgaaatgataaaattgaaagattgaaattctaatattttttgttcaaatctcattatgggtaaattttattaatttaaaaaaaatataaaaagacaaaactCCTTCATGATAATATAGCATACTTTATAAAAAGATTGGGTTTAtagtaattttcaaaaaaaaatttcaaaagtaatacaaataaaaatattactaaaatattataaattttcagaaaaattattcgaaattataaaaattaaaagtttaaaaaatataagaatttcaaaaaattaaaaaacagtaacccaaatttttttaaaaaaaacccccCGAAAAGTATGGTTGTAAATTGGTATAGGTTGAATTTTCATAGAATATTAGAAGGCCGAGTATGAGGATTAAAAACATCCTGTTCTACCCCGTAtgctaaaaaaatttattattgtaCAAGTCAATAATCATCCACAAATTGTAGATGATTTCAATGATATCTAATGGTGGGGAGGGTTGAATTTTTGGTTCCTATAAAAGGAATAATCCATATTTTTGTTTCATTGGTAAAGAGGCATTTCCTAAATAAATAATCTAGTGATTCATTGTCGTTTTCGCATAATGGGCAATGAAATTTTCTGACTATGCGGTGATCACAAAGGGCCTTTCGTAGAGGGGGATTATTGTGGTAGACCTTTCAAAGAAACATAAGGATCTTTGGGGGAAGCTGGATTCTCCAAAGAGCCTTTCAACTGATGCTATATGCATTGTTGGTGATTCTCACCTGACCTTAGTCTAGTAGAAAGTGATATGCAGCCTTAATCGAGAATTGACCAGAAAAGTTGAATTTTTAAACTTATCTTAGTCTTGGAGTTATTGTGAATCCACGGAAATTAAGTTCTTAATCCCAGTAATTCTCAATCCATTCTCATATGTGATGAGTGTCTCACAGTTACGAGGCTAGTGTACTTAGTGTACTCGTCGGTGGTTGTTTATGTAGCACTAGATTGTTCCCAATGATTGATACCCTCTTCTCATCCAAATTTGAATGTCTGATCCTTGGATGCATATATCCTGCCCTTTTAGGATTCTTTTCCAAGTCTAGGAATCTGTAGAGTGTGCTTGCGCTAATAGGAACTTTTGGGTAGTGCAGTATTTATTGAGTAACATAGATTGTGCTAGGAAGTGGGGTTGTGTGAGGATACGTTAAACTTGTTTGCAGGGGAGGCTGTCATTCATGAGTTATGTTTTTTATATCTAGGTCTCTCAGGGTTTCTGTTGGCagagttgaattttaaaattttaaaatcatcttataaaattaaaatagcaattaaaatcatatatttttcattcaagaAATGGAAAAAATTGCATAGTAATAAATTTGTTTAACAGCACAAGGCTCTTGATCATATGGTGGTGTGTTTGAGCCTCACATTGTGcttttgtttttaattagttTGTGAAAATTTAGATTGCAACTAGGACTTTCGTTTATTATTTTTGGTCtacagaaaaaaaattataaatttttattccttttcaatttttatatttttatgataataaaatttgtaagtttttataatattttgaatttttattataatttagtaatatttttacttttttataatttttaaacttttaatattttaaaagtttttaatagttttttaaaacttaatttgaattttttttctaacttgATCATATCAATTGAGTCATTAATATTAACTATCACGTTAGCGTAATATCAATCAATGACTgtttttattgataaaaaaacttaattgatgcaattttcaaaattgaaggttTAATTGGGTTACTTTTTGAGCAAAGGCTTGATTGGTTTCTTGGGAAAAACTTTTGCAGTATTTcccagaaaaaaaaaatctcctAGCCACCATTGAGTAAAAGCATGCAAGTTAATAAAAATCCACTCTACTTTCTTAGAAAGTTGTGATTAGGGATGATATCATATTGGTaaagtattttgaatttttttaatggttGATGATAATTCAATTCTGctcgatttgattttttttatattaaattttaatttttaatttatagattttttaataaaatgagatatgttgtatgatttttaaatgttatttgacaaatttttaaatttgtattcataaatattactaaaaattaatttttcaaagttttaaaaattattttcactattttaaatataaaatatttatttttatatcatacaaaattaaattaaattatatattaaataaaaacaaaattgatttaatttcgggcaactacaattttttttaaactatttaaaCAACTCGATTCAAGTGGTTTtctaattttgatttttcttgctgtttagttttagttttaatttaagtttACTAAGAAGTGGGGTGATTTTAGTTTAGTTTCCTAACAAGCGTCATCGAATCACCTTGTCCAGATGATTTTCGTGCGACAGAGAAACTAGCTTTCCTTCAAACAATGTGAAGTACCTTGAGTGGTTTGTAATTGCTTTGGATGTAAAAACCATTTCATACAATTAATAAAATACAACTTCTGATTACCCTATTGATTTCCTGGGTAAACCATGATTTCTGTATATTCTCTTTTTGTTTCAGAAAACAACAAAATCACGTTGAGAAACATAGTAGTAGCTGTAAAATATAAGATCAATCATGGTGTTTACCGGCAAGGCGACCTCGATTGTCTAGACTATCTTGAGCTGGATTGTTGGGTCTTGGGCTTGGTGGTGTCGACGGATTCCTCTTTGAAGTTTCTGAAGGAGAAGTAGACACACTAAGGTTCTCAAAATTAGATAAACCTCTGGAAGCCTCAACCATGGGAATATTACTTGAGAAAATTGCAAGTCCCTGGAATATCAACATGAGAGTAACAAAATATGAGATGGTCGCCATTTGGAACAAAATTATTAACTTCTTTAATTTGAAGTCATTGAATTCCTGAATCATCCATATATTTATGTAAGATTGTGACCcaaattttggttaagaaatcaAAGTCAAGATCAACGCGTAAAATTACAAAGTCAAGTATTTACACTACTAAGAAAACTTGTATTTTGCTGACATTCAAAAGGAAAGATACTTATTATGGTGGGTTGGTGAAACACGAGCTTGACCAAATGATACACGTCCAAGGGGTGAATCAGTGGTGGTGGTTGAAGTTGCAAGGTTAAAGAGTTTAGTGGAACATAGGATTGGACCGGATTTTGCGTGGTATTGAGTGTCTATGCAGTTGACAGACGACGAGGAGATGCCATAAACTAATGAAAGCACAGTTGTTTCTTCCATGAATAGATTGCATCATCATTTTGAGCCCTATATCAACAACCATTTCCACCGCCATCCCCCACTGCCTTTGGTGAGGGGGAGGGCCCCACCACAGCCATTGTCAGCTCCTCCACTGTGTTGACTTATAGAGATAACACTCTAACGATTAGAGAATACTTCTGACTAAAAAATTATTGACAATATGGAAATCAAAGTACACTTCATTTACTAATAACTCTtacgtttttagtggcgtttagaTTGAAAACTCTGcgaaaagtaaaatattagtggcgtttttgcatAAACGCCACAAAAGATAAAGGAGTAACGGCGTTTTCTTCATCAAGgccaaaaaaaataaagtaataacaGCGTTTTTTATAAATGCCACTAAAAATAAAGCAATAGCCACGTTTTTTCCATAGAAGCTGCAAATATTTTTTTACGTTTTGATAGCATTCTTTAACATTGGTTCTTTTTTCTCAGAACCGGTATCAGCCTTAGGTCTTAATAAAAGTATTGAAGAATTTATAATCGGAAACGCAGATAGCATTTTTCAGTAGTGCACTGCATAAACCTCCACAAAAACCTAAAAGGTAAAGTACTCTGTTTCCCTTATCCTCTCTTTCCCATCAGCCGCCGCAAGCTTTCCATCCTCACGGTGGTCCGCTCCTTCATCCGGCGACGTCCTACCGCCTCCCCTTGCTCGTCATTGCAAAACCTCACTCACTTACGTTGGCTCGTCCGTACCCCCGGCCACTATCTACCTCCACTTTAACGTCGTTCTCTGTTCTACACTTTGTTTACTTCTCTCTTTCCCTCTTCCTTCCGTCATCTTCGTTGCTCGTTCTTCCGTCTTTGCTGCTTTTTACTCCCTTCACCGGACTCTCTCTCgttttattttatctttgtttATCTTTTATTCGTTTCGGTactaatttactctttttttttcagaAGTTTGCTTCGAATTTGAGCAAATTTAAGGTATTTATTCCTATGTTTCTCTAActagttttcttaaaaaaacatctcgaattgtttaaaattttttatggttATATTTTTCCCTAACTGGTCATGGATAAGAAACTTTCATCTTCTTCCAACAGATTGTCATCTTTAGCATCCATTTCTTCATCTTCATTTCTTAGTAGACGAAATGTTGTTCTTAGAAGATCTCGTCTGCCCAAGATTTCTGCAGCAAAAGAGCTACATTTCAATAAGGATGGGTCAGCCATAAAGAAATTACAAGTGAGTCTTTGTTTCAAATGCTAAAAAGTTGCCAACTGGTTAAGTATTCAACTGAACTTCACAGCCTTAATATTTTTGCTCTAGCTTACTTCATGTTCTTTTGTTGTAGACTGGTGTGGACAAGCTTGCTGATTTGGTTGGAGTCACTCTTGGACCAAAAGGCAGGAATGTCGTTCTAGAGAGCAGAAGGCAGGAAGCAGTAAATAAACGAGTTGTACAGATTAAAAATCTCATTGAGGT is part of the Gossypium hirsutum isolate 1008001.06 chromosome D11, Gossypium_hirsutum_v2.1, whole genome shotgun sequence genome and encodes:
- the LOC107926787 gene encoding conserved oligomeric Golgi complex subunit 3 yields the protein MEIKPPQAFHPHGGPLLHPATSYRLPLLVIAKPHSLTLARPYPRPLSTSTLTSFSVLHFVYFSLSLFLPSSSLLVLPSLLLFTPFTGLSLVLFYLCLSFIRFANLRLSSLASISSSSFLSRRNVVLRRSRLPKISAAKELHFNKDGSAIKKLQTGVDKLADLVGVTLGPKGRNVVLESRRQEAVNKRVVQIKNLIEAAQQDYEKEKLNERIAKLSGGVAVIQVTAVKVALSSGTQNQKRDSVMAKPLKEQAFATPEAVAELVQKVHSAIQRELPVVIAKMKLYLQNPSTRTILFKPIKTNIVEAHIQIQSFLKAEYSPEEKRTINMVPIEELESQLDNLL